Proteins encoded by one window of Streptomyces clavuligerus:
- a CDS encoding sensor histidine kinase — translation MRVRRAAVAGAQGLALALMGLTGSVVLLSLTLVSLALIPIGLGVFTTPAVLRLVRTHALHRRALAERWQGIRIPVSYRPFPHDVRGGPTGQVERCTLMLKDPATWRDVRWLLVDATGAPVVAMLAPALVVEGVFGLLLAGGLWKPIVRAEGGAYWYTFVPVENGTGAGFAGLVGLALLAVALWWNPALIGAHFRLTAAVLRPDRETELVERIDRLTETRHTALDTSAAELRRIERDLHDGAQARLVAVGMSLGTVEALLEKDPAQARKLLAMARESSAEALTELRDLVRGIHPPVLAERGLGDAVRALALRLPVGCEVDVELPGRAAAPVESAAYFAVSEVLTNAVRHGGGDRIWVDVSYADGALRIAVTDNGRGGAVAGPAARADGSGTGLSGVERRLGTFDGVLAVSSPVGGPTMVTMEIPCALS, via the coding sequence ATGAGGGTACGCAGGGCCGCGGTGGCCGGGGCCCAGGGACTGGCGCTGGCGCTGATGGGGCTGACCGGCTCGGTCGTCCTGCTGTCGCTGACGCTCGTCTCCCTCGCCCTGATCCCGATCGGCCTCGGGGTGTTCACCACCCCGGCCGTGCTGCGGCTGGTGCGGACGCACGCGCTGCACCGGCGGGCCCTGGCCGAGCGGTGGCAGGGAATCCGGATACCGGTGTCCTACCGGCCCTTCCCCCACGATGTGCGCGGCGGGCCCACCGGGCAGGTCGAGCGCTGCACACTGATGCTGAAGGACCCCGCGACCTGGCGGGACGTCCGGTGGCTGCTGGTGGACGCGACCGGGGCACCCGTCGTCGCGATGCTCGCACCGGCGCTCGTCGTCGAGGGGGTGTTCGGGCTGCTGCTCGCCGGAGGGCTCTGGAAGCCGATCGTCCGGGCCGAGGGCGGAGCGTACTGGTACACCTTCGTCCCGGTGGAGAACGGGACCGGGGCGGGGTTCGCCGGGCTGGTGGGGCTCGCCCTCCTCGCCGTCGCGCTGTGGTGGAACCCGGCGCTGATCGGCGCCCACTTCCGGCTCACCGCCGCCGTGCTGCGCCCCGACCGCGAGACCGAGCTGGTGGAACGGATCGACCGGCTCACCGAGACCCGGCACACCGCGCTGGACACCTCGGCGGCCGAGCTGCGGCGGATCGAACGGGATCTGCACGACGGGGCGCAGGCCCGGCTGGTCGCGGTGGGGATGAGCCTCGGCACGGTCGAGGCGCTGCTGGAGAAGGACCCGGCGCAGGCGCGGAAGCTGCTGGCGATGGCGCGGGAGTCCTCGGCGGAGGCCCTGACCGAACTGCGGGACCTGGTCCGGGGCATCCACCCGCCGGTGCTGGCGGAACGGGGCCTCGGGGACGCGGTGCGGGCGCTGGCGCTGCGGCTGCCGGTCGGCTGCGAGGTGGACGTGGAGCTGCCGGGGCGGGCGGCGGCACCGGTGGAGTCGGCGGCGTACTTCGCGGTGAGCGAGGTGCTGACCAACGCGGTCCGGCACGGGGGCGGGGACCGGATCTGGGTGGACGTCTCGTACGCGGACGGGGCGCTGCGGATCGCGGTGACCGACAACGGGCGGGGCGGGGCGGTCGCCGGGCCCGCCGCGCGGGCGGACGGTTCCGGTACCGGGCTGAGCGGGGTCGAACGCAGGCTCGGTACATTCGACGGCGTCCTGGCCGTCAGCTCTCCCGTCGGCGGTCCCACCATGGTCACCATGGAGATCCCTTGCGCGTTGTCCTAG
- a CDS encoding MMPL family transporter, whose product MRRNPAARIGVWSAHHRKAAVLGWLLFVLLTAGLGAAAGSVGLSPSASGAGESARADAILADAGLERPAGELVLIAADRPDGWKRAAADLIAAAGATGLPVRGTPPPVPSADGREALLSLTLAGDRDSAADRVGPLLDAVRSVDRAHDGVELHQFGDASSERWLNDLLADDFVKAELTAVPLALGILLAVFGAVVAALLPVVLALTACAAAYGLLALVSHQFALLPTAYSVMFLMGLAVGVDYCLFYLRRERDERAAGRDPETALRIAAATSGRTVLVSGVTVMVAMAGMFLSGLAIFEGFALATILVVFIAMLGSVTVLPALLSWLGDRVEAGRIPFLGRPRGTRAPSHGTRARRRSREGSASRSRGAGRRGRSGGSGRESGAVAGAVLGPVLARPKLFAALGAAVLLALAAPALGMRTEQLGWQKQFGPDAPLSVAYGRIAASFPGGPEPARVVVKADDITAAPVRTALARFEKVTVHRDENIAEIAVPLAGDGTDRLSREALAELREETLPAAFGSTGAEVRVTGQLAGSVDFDERLRSGIVPVLAFITGVTFLLMLFCFRSYAVALTSIVLNLLSVAAAYGVMVAVFQHGWGASLLGTQAVGAVQSWLPLFVLVVLFGLSMDYHVFVVSRIREARDRGAANREAIHEGVRRTAGAVTGAAAIMVAVFAVFGTLSMQDMKQMGVGLGVAVLLDATVVRMVLLPSVMALLGERNWHTPRLLRRLPALEHGDEGDDRDEGHAGGRDGDGGGTAGAHGTEGTRGPAALV is encoded by the coding sequence ATGAGACGAAATCCCGCGGCCCGCATCGGTGTGTGGAGCGCACACCACCGGAAGGCCGCAGTCCTCGGCTGGCTGCTGTTCGTCCTGCTCACGGCGGGACTCGGCGCCGCCGCAGGCTCCGTCGGACTGAGTCCGTCCGCGTCGGGCGCGGGCGAGTCGGCCCGCGCCGACGCGATCCTCGCGGACGCCGGTCTGGAGCGGCCCGCGGGCGAACTCGTCCTGATCGCCGCCGACCGCCCCGACGGCTGGAAGCGCGCGGCGGCCGACCTGATCGCCGCCGCCGGCGCCACCGGCCTGCCGGTACGGGGAACACCCCCGCCCGTCCCCTCCGCCGACGGCCGGGAGGCGCTGCTCAGCCTGACCCTGGCCGGGGACCGCGACTCCGCCGCCGACCGGGTGGGCCCGCTGCTGGACGCCGTCCGCTCCGTGGACCGCGCCCACGACGGCGTCGAACTCCACCAGTTCGGCGACGCCAGCTCCGAGCGCTGGCTGAACGACCTGCTCGCGGACGACTTCGTCAAGGCCGAGCTGACCGCCGTCCCGCTCGCCCTCGGCATTCTGCTGGCCGTCTTCGGCGCGGTCGTCGCCGCGCTGCTGCCGGTCGTGCTCGCGCTCACCGCCTGCGCCGCCGCCTACGGGCTGCTCGCGCTCGTCAGCCACCAGTTCGCCCTCCTCCCGACCGCCTACTCCGTGATGTTCCTGATGGGGCTGGCCGTCGGCGTCGACTACTGCCTGTTCTATCTGCGCCGGGAGCGGGACGAACGAGCCGCCGGACGGGACCCGGAGACCGCGCTCCGGATCGCCGCCGCCACCAGCGGCCGGACCGTCCTCGTCTCCGGGGTGACCGTCATGGTTGCCATGGCCGGGATGTTTCTCTCCGGTCTGGCGATCTTCGAGGGCTTCGCGCTCGCCACCATCCTCGTCGTGTTCATCGCGATGCTCGGCTCGGTGACCGTGCTGCCCGCGCTGCTCTCCTGGCTGGGCGACCGGGTGGAGGCCGGGCGGATTCCCTTCCTGGGCCGCCCGCGCGGCACCCGGGCCCCGTCGCACGGCACCCGGGCGCGGCGGCGTTCCCGCGAGGGCTCGGCGAGCCGGTCCCGGGGCGCCGGGCGCCGGGGCCGTTCCGGCGGCTCCGGCCGGGAGAGCGGCGCCGTCGCCGGAGCCGTCCTCGGCCCGGTGCTGGCCCGCCCCAAGCTGTTCGCCGCCCTCGGCGCCGCCGTCCTGCTGGCGCTCGCCGCGCCCGCCCTCGGGATGCGGACGGAACAGCTCGGCTGGCAGAAGCAGTTCGGCCCGGACGCCCCGCTCTCGGTGGCGTACGGCAGGATCGCCGCGTCCTTCCCCGGCGGCCCCGAGCCCGCGCGGGTCGTCGTCAAGGCCGACGACATCACCGCGGCGCCGGTGCGCACGGCCCTGGCCCGCTTCGAGAAGGTCACCGTCCACCGGGACGAGAACATCGCCGAGATCGCCGTCCCGCTCGCCGGGGACGGCACCGACCGGCTCTCCCGGGAGGCGCTCGCCGAACTCCGCGAGGAGACCCTGCCCGCCGCCTTCGGCTCCACCGGCGCAGAGGTGCGGGTGACCGGACAGCTCGCCGGTTCCGTCGACTTCGACGAGCGGCTGCGGAGCGGCATCGTCCCGGTCCTCGCCTTCATCACCGGCGTGACCTTCCTGCTGATGCTGTTCTGCTTCCGCTCCTACGCCGTCGCCCTGACCTCCATCGTGCTCAACCTGCTCTCCGTGGCCGCCGCGTACGGGGTGATGGTCGCCGTCTTCCAGCACGGCTGGGGCGCCTCACTGCTCGGGACCCAGGCGGTGGGCGCGGTCCAGAGCTGGCTGCCGCTGTTCGTCCTGGTGGTCCTGTTCGGACTCTCCATGGACTACCACGTCTTCGTCGTCTCCCGGATACGCGAGGCCCGCGACCGGGGCGCCGCCAACCGGGAGGCGATCCATGAGGGCGTGCGCCGCACGGCGGGCGCGGTCACCGGAGCGGCGGCGATCATGGTCGCGGTCTTCGCGGTCTTCGGGACGCTGTCCATGCAGGACATGAAGCAGATGGGAGTGGGCCTCGGGGTCGCGGTCCTGCTGGACGCGACCGTCGTCCGGATGGTGCTGCTGCCCTCCGTGATGGCCCTGCTCGGGGAGCGCAACTGGCACACCCCGCGGCTGCTGCGCCGACTGCCCGCGCTGGAGCACGGCGACGAGGGCGACGACCGCGACGAGGGCCACGCCGGAGGCCGTGACGGCGACGGCGGCGGTACCGCCGGGGCGCACGGCACGGAGGGGACCCGGGGACCGGCGGCCCTGGTCTGA
- a CDS encoding NAD-dependent epimerase/dehydratase family protein, which produces MRLLVLGGTEFAGRAVVAAALARGWDVTVFNRGTRPVPEGVRSLVGDRTAAGGLAALETGGTDRTDRTDRTDRTDRTAGTGRTDGADGAAERWDVVVDTWAAAPRAVRDTARLLRDRVDRYVYVSSCSVYAGPPAPGYDESAPLVEGDPDADDVPYPQAKRGGELAVLDAFGAERSLFVRAGLLLGPWENVDRLPWWLRRIDEGGPVLAPGPRDTPLQYLDIRDLAAWTLDAAGAGLSGPYNLAGATGHATMEEFLTACARVTGSDAELRWTDARTVLDAGIEPWTELPVWVPREELPELYHTVYGLSVDRALAAGLRCRPVAETVADTWEWMRTEDPARPRRAPRRTRGLERGKEARVLGL; this is translated from the coding sequence ATGAGACTACTGGTGCTGGGTGGAACGGAGTTCGCGGGACGGGCCGTCGTGGCGGCGGCCCTCGCGCGCGGCTGGGACGTCACGGTCTTCAACCGGGGGACGCGGCCCGTCCCCGAGGGGGTGCGCTCCCTCGTCGGCGACCGGACCGCGGCGGGCGGCCTCGCCGCGCTGGAGACCGGCGGGACGGACAGGACGGACAGGACGGACAGGACGGACAGGACGGACAGGACGGCCGGGACCGGCAGGACGGACGGGGCGGACGGGGCGGCAGAGCGGTGGGACGTCGTCGTGGACACCTGGGCGGCGGCGCCCCGGGCGGTCCGGGACACGGCCCGGCTGCTGCGGGACCGCGTGGACCGGTACGTCTATGTGTCGAGCTGTTCGGTGTACGCCGGGCCGCCCGCGCCCGGGTACGACGAGAGCGCCCCCCTGGTGGAGGGCGACCCGGACGCGGACGACGTCCCCTATCCGCAGGCCAAGCGGGGCGGGGAGCTGGCCGTCCTGGACGCGTTCGGCGCGGAGCGCTCGCTGTTCGTCCGGGCGGGGCTGCTGCTGGGCCCGTGGGAGAACGTGGACCGGCTGCCGTGGTGGCTGCGGCGGATCGACGAGGGCGGCCCGGTGCTCGCCCCCGGCCCCCGGGACACCCCGCTCCAGTACCTCGACATCCGCGATCTCGCCGCGTGGACGCTCGACGCGGCCGGGGCGGGGCTGAGCGGCCCGTACAACCTGGCGGGCGCAACGGGCCACGCGACCATGGAGGAGTTCCTGACCGCCTGCGCCCGGGTGACGGGTTCCGACGCGGAGCTGCGCTGGACGGACGCGCGGACGGTGCTGGACGCGGGCATCGAGCCCTGGACCGAGCTGCCGGTGTGGGTCCCCCGCGAGGAGCTGCCGGAGCTGTACCACACCGTCTACGGGCTGTCCGTGGACCGGGCGCTGGCGGCGGGGCTGCGCTGCCGTCCGGTCGCGGAGACGGTCGCGGACACCTGGGAGTGGATGCGGACCGAGGACCCGGCCCGGCCCCGGCGGGCCCCGCGCCGGACGCGCGGTCTCGAACGGGGGAAGGAGGCCCGGGTCCTGGGGCTGTGA
- a CDS encoding SDR family NAD(P)-dependent oxidoreductase: MRDFTDSTVIVTGASSGIGLGIARGFLDGGARVVLNGRDPGKLDGAARALGRPERVAEVAGDIGAATTGEALVRTAVERFGGVDVLVNNAGAFVSTPFTEVTEEELDGFLLGGLKGTYLTTQAAVRRMREQGRGGSVVVIGSALASHSVGALPCSAPSAGKGGVYALTTALAAELAPDGIRVNMVAPGVIRTRTLGRGAEERYASVGLLGRLGEVGEVAEAVLYIAGAEFVTGQVLRVDGGHTTGRTG, translated from the coding sequence ATGCGGGACTTCACGGACTCGACGGTGATCGTCACGGGCGCGTCGAGCGGCATCGGCCTCGGGATCGCCCGGGGCTTTCTGGACGGCGGGGCCCGGGTGGTGCTCAACGGGCGCGACCCCGGGAAGCTGGACGGGGCGGCGCGCGCCCTGGGCCGGCCGGAGCGGGTCGCCGAGGTCGCGGGCGACATCGGCGCGGCGACGACGGGCGAGGCGCTGGTGCGGACCGCCGTCGAGCGCTTCGGCGGGGTGGACGTCCTGGTGAACAACGCGGGCGCGTTCGTCTCCACCCCGTTCACGGAGGTCACCGAGGAGGAGCTGGACGGCTTTCTGCTGGGCGGGCTGAAGGGGACCTATCTGACCACCCAGGCGGCGGTGCGCCGGATGCGGGAGCAGGGGCGCGGCGGCAGCGTCGTCGTCATCGGCTCCGCGCTGGCGTCGCACTCCGTCGGCGCGCTGCCGTGTTCCGCGCCGTCCGCGGGCAAGGGCGGCGTGTACGCCCTCACCACCGCGCTCGCCGCCGAGCTGGCGCCGGACGGCATCCGCGTCAACATGGTGGCCCCCGGGGTGATCAGGACGCGGACGCTCGGCCGCGGGGCCGAGGAGCGGTACGCCTCGGTGGGGCTGCTCGGCCGGCTGGGCGAGGTCGGGGAGGTGGCGGAGGCGGTGCTGTACATCGCGGGCGCGGAGTTCGTCACCGGGCAGGTTCTGCGGGTGGACGGCGGTCACACCACCGGCCGGACCGGCTGA